The following DNA comes from Mugil cephalus isolate CIBA_MC_2020 chromosome 6, CIBA_Mcephalus_1.1, whole genome shotgun sequence.
CATGGAAAAGGCTACTGATGTCTACAACAAGTTAAAACTTCGCTTCGTGGGCAAGGCAGAGGTGGCAGCTAAACCtaaaacagagaacaaagaagaggaggaagatggtgAGAAGGAGACACACGATGCAGGTAAAAGGacacattttgtatttcttaGTTTTATGCAGTCTGTGTTGAGGCTTGGTACACTTGTAGTTTCTTACATAAAACTACAACCTTTGCAGATTCTACTCCTGTAAATGGGGAATCAGAGCAGAAAAAGAATGACACAGAGGTTGAGGAAAAACCAAAATCGCCTGCACCAGAGGAGAACAACGACGAAGCCTCTTCAAGTCCAAACAGGTGACGTAAAACAGTGTATAACATCTCTGCTCGGTATTCAGTCATGACATGTGGTAAATGAACAAGACGGGTGTATTCATTTATGCCTTCATTTAGAGACCTAATACATGTTGACTGAGAGCACACATAAAAGGACCAACCCATTTTTAAACACATGGAAATCTTTTCTgtttaaacacacatgtaaGTGTGATTTTAAGCACATCGTTCGTTGCTACTGATTGTGTGCTTTCTCTTCAGACGGAGCCCTGACAGCCCAGCTGATCAACTGACACACACGTATGAAGAAGCAGACAACTCCATCTCTGCAGAGATGGAACCACCTGCCATAGAAAGCTAAAGGACCCTTAAGAACCACTGCAGTGGACCAAGTGCTAAAAGATGGTGGCCTCTGTTTGACGTCATACAGTGCTCCTCGCCCTACAACATGGCAACACACACCCAGCATTTCCTACAGTAACTGTCGATATAGATGTTCTGGACATTTGGCACTACGATGATATCAAACCAGAAACCCCTTTTTGTTCACACCTTTTGGTCCATTATTTATCGCAGCAAAAAGGAAAGCTTACTAGCGTCATAGTTTGTGGCACTGCGCaaacctctttttttatttctgaattgTTCCTTTTATACGACATTTGGCCCGTCCTGGATCGTCACCTCTGAAACCCCTGCTCATGGCTACTTTGTTCTTTGTACAATATGAACTcgtattttgtttgttcatacCTTATGCACATTGAATGATACATTTTTAGCACCTCTAACTGGACATTATCTTGGGGTAGTATGAGAAGAAACTTTAATGATTCTTGCAGGGAATCGGGGAAGCAATGCTGTTAATTTGTTGCTTTGAAGATTTTGTGCAGCCCTAACATCcattggtttcattttataaagCCTGCAAAACATCACAAATGCCTCTTGTCTGCGTGTATGACACTGTGAGAGTGGTAAAGTACTATTTGTGAGTCTTATATGTTacgtatttttttaattatcaggTCTTGATCCAGTTACTCTAGTATGAAATGtcacttttactgtttttcacTGAGGTCCACCTACTTTTTTTATAACCTTGTTTTCATATAGTTCCAGTTTTGTCTAAAATAACAATTTATGTGGAGTAAAACAACATGCACTCCCCTCTCCCCTAGTGTCTGCTTTCAGTAACTTGCATAAATGGAATAACCATACAGATGAATACCTGCCCTTGAAAGCTATCGAGATCTCCTGTAGCTGCAGCCTATTTGGACATTTTTCTTGTCATGTGCATACAGGTGTTTTTAGTGCTATGTAAATTGGTAAAGCATTTCTATCGTTTAGTTGAGACTTGAATAAAAATCTCAGCAtggttttgtttctatttttcgTGTTTTCCGGTGTTTACAACgtgcttttcattcatttgaaagtGCCACAATAACTTAGCTACTTAATTAACTGTAGGCTTCTAGTGACAGATTAACATTTCTCTCGACTGTCGGGCTTTAGAGCAATTATACAACAAACTCTGAGAGCGACTGTGCtatgtttgtgtaatttaaCAAGTGTGCTATCATCAAGCAACGAGGCTCGAACAGTAGCGGGGGACTAGACCTTTAATTCCACCGGTTCCCATATGAGAATCTCGCATAATACTCCAGTCAGCTGACTTTAGACGCCATTTTGTCAGCCATTTCCTACACTGATCCATTGCCAGCGTCTCTGCACGGCACAGGACAGGACGCCCCGTCTGGCCTCAGCTTCTCCTGCCCGGGCTCGGTAAACGGCAGCGGACCCTGCACCACACGGTACCCGGGTGGATGAGAGACAGTCTAGCGGGTCGGTCGGCACCCACTAGACCTCTGCACGGAGCTCGGACCCGCGGGACGGAAGCGGCGCAAGTCACGGACGGACATGGCTTTGAAGATTGTCAAAGGGAGCATCGATCGGATGTTCGATAAAAATCTTCAGGATTTAGTACGTGGCATCAGGAATCACAAGGAAGATGAGGTAAAACGGACAACACGCAAACGCTGTCACCTGGGACACTTTAAATCAACTGTTCATGAATGTTTTTAAGTGCACTCGCAGTGTGAGGACCGTTATCGCTGGGTAGTTTAAAGCTAAGGCTACGTACGTTAACGTTAGGTAGCTGgtctgctagcattagcatcagctCAGTCATTGCAGCCGTTCATACAGACAAATGCTGCCGACTGGACTAtaactgctttgtttttataataGGCTATTCAATACAACCTGTTACTCACTTTGTATAAAAGAGagcgacagagagagaaacatttagCTGTCACGTTGCAAGCATTAATGTCCATTTCAGGGTTGTTACTGACAGCTAGGTCCCCTAGCTAACAGCTAGTTGTGAAGAGGAAGCAGACCGCTAGATTATCACAATTTATTAGGAGATTACTCTTCGGAAAAACTGAGATCCGACCTAGAGGGTAACGCGAGCACTCCTCCTGCTAGGACAATAATGCCGAATTTATCACTTATTGGCCTTCGAGGCTGATTTATTGTGGCGTCCTGCGATGTTGTTTGAGTCAAGTAAACCACAATAACGTGGCTCTGAATGGGCGGTGTGGTGCTCTAATATATCAAGTTAGGTTATAGTCACCCTGGATGTGTGTATTAAACTTGGATCACGTTAATTAGCAGCTCGTGATCACATCGGTGTCTAGTGATGTCATCCCTGTGACAGCTCTGTGGGTGATCAGACCCGAGTGGGTTGTTGGGGCCCTCCAGAAAACACTGTTTGGGGCAACAGCCATCTCCCAACATCACCCTGCTCTGTGTTGGTGGTGTCTGATCTTTTTGATGTAGTAAAATGTCTTTCAGGTAGTGAGAGAAGGTGGGTATGAAATCGGTTGTGCagagctgctgtgctgtgtaCACCTGCCACAAGCTGTAGGTAAAGTGTGAAATGTAGAGGTAGTGTGTACAACCTCTCTCTCAGTGTGGCAAGTTTGTCTTGGAACCAGAGGCTCGACTAGTCAGCTATAAACACGTTTAACTTGGATGTCATGTCACCTCTATTAAGACGTAAATCCAATCATCCTTATATGTGATTTGGGAAATAAGCATGTAGATCAGCTGTGTAATCCACCAGGGTTTGATCTTTTGATTCAGTGTGCGGTCTCACCTGTTCTCCATCGGTAACCCGACCTGTGCAGTCTAGATAAGGCGGTGGTTGCCCAGTCAACAGTGGACAGTTtgctgaaatattaatactgtgtgtgtgtgtactcctGAGCATGTGTCAACATTTTCCTGGCCAACCCACAGtttctcatgtttgtttttcacatgtgTGCTGAGTCTTTGCTCTCTCCATTCATTCACTCTCCCTCCCACGCATTTGGAACAGCAGACATACCGAAGAAAGGTGTTAAGGTGCCGTCGGTACAAGTTGGAGGATTGACAGTATGAATTTTGGGCATATTTGCTGTTGTCGTTTGATAAAAAGAACTTATGTGACACCAGTTAGGGGTCACATTAGCTCTTTGCTTGGAAAGTGAAGGCCTTCGAGATAATCTCCAATGTATGGGGAAACGTTGTCCATGGGTTGGCTTTGTGTCAACTATTCCAGTTATTTGACTGAAGTCTGAATTGGTGATTGTGGGAGAGGTTGATGGAgaagcactgtgtgtgtgtgtctggtgatAGTGTGTTAAACCCTCCCAGTCTGCCCTCCAGCTCTGCTAGCCACAGTCTCTCCAGGAGCAGCGGGCAGaaaccccctccccaccacctcctcctcctgtcactgTGCTGTCTCATGACCGTGCACACATGACCGGCACACTACTGCTCtacagagctgtgtgtgtttgctttgcaaGGTTGCTCCTCTCAACAATGATTTGCTGATTGCTTGCATTTAAACGTCTAGCTCGGCTTGTTCTCCGCCTCTGAATGAAATGTGTGGTCTGTTCTCACTGTTTTAGGAAATCTGTTGAATTATAGCAGGACTTGTAAGAGCTCATTCAGTCAGGCGTGATATTACTGGGAACGCTCATTTGTTAGAATGCTTTGATGGTTTGGAGAGCTCACCCGTAACCTTgcattaaataactaaattgtGCAGTTGGACTAGTACATCCTTTGCTTATGATCTTTATTTGTATGTGTTGGTCTAAAAGCATGGTCAGTTTGATTACGGTTTGAAAAAGGGGAATGTATTCAAGTGCATTCCAGCTATCAGGCCATGTACTATGATCTGATGGTGCCGTTCATTGCGTCACTAATGGCCATCAGGGGATGAACTGTTTAGACGACCGTAGtttttgacctgaaaaatgtaaTGCCCTCCCGTGTCAAGTGTCAGAGATGTGGCTAACGCTGGAAGCAATAAGCaatagaggagaggaagaagagtcTCAGCTTTGTAAAAGCAATACTCAGGCTCCACCTCTGCTGCGCTGGCAAGTGCCTTACATGGCAGTATCAAAAAgaccacatttttcctggtgcTGGTTAGCAGGCAGCATCCCTCTCTGGGTATCACTCCACTTAATCTGATCTGGTGTCTGTTGTTTGTCCTCTCCTTTGTCTGCCCTCAGGCCAAGTACATCTCCACATGCATCGACGAGATCAAGCAGGAGCTCAAGCAGGACAACATCGCTGTCAAAGCCAATGCTGTGTGCAAGCTCACCTACGTAAGATCTCTCACCCTCCATGGATTCTCTGGCTGTCGCGTCCGCTCTATACATAGACCCTGATGCACTTACAGATAGCACAATGTTTTTGACTCTCAGCGTAAGCTCAGCCCTGTTGTCTGTAGATGTGCAAAGACCGTGCGATTGATTTAGGTCATGATGCCAGCGTATTGATACAAATATGGCCATCAATTTAATATTCCACACCCAAGattaacaaagaaataaattaaacggATAAGACTTTATCCATAAGcaacacataataataaagtttgaaaTATGTCCCAATATATACActtaatattttatacattgTCATCTGAACACATAATTCAAGGAATTTAGACCAGCAAGGGAACCACCGACTATCACAAACTGGTTCCACTCCACAAGTGTAGCACATTATGTTGACACGCACACAGTGGAGAAATCTGTCTGGCTGTGATTACCGAAAAAGAGGACTACACAGAGACATCTGTCTTCATGTATTATCAAAGACAAGAGAGGATAACGCTGAATCAAAGCCTTCATGAGGGTCAAACAGAGGCACCCTGTTAGCTACGTGATATTTTTTACATAACAGGTACAAGGCCACATGTTTCATAGCCAAAGATTCATCACTATACAGCGATGTAGATATCCAGCAACCAACACTGTGCACTGTGTTTAAATGACATCACTCTTTCTATTTATAGTTAAGTACACATATAGGTTTATATGTCTCCACTGACTTGGCATTTGTGCTCACTTTGAGAGCTTCCAACTCATTTCTGTTGGTGTCTCTGTACACCACAGGAACAGCTCCTCCTTTTACTCACCATCtatctctgtctcctctgtgcAACAGCTTCAGATGCTGGGCTATGATGTCAGCTGGGCCGCTTTCAACATCGTTGAAGTCATGAGTTCCTCCAAGTTCACATACAAGGTACAACTGGAATATCGCGATAAATCTTGGAAAGTATGGTTTGgacagaaatgttaataagaTAGCTGAGATGTTCTTTTGAAGAAGTTTAATTCTGGTGACAGATGTTGACTTTAGGAATCCACATAGATACACATCCATAAATGGTACACTGTGCTGTAAATCCCTGCAGAGCTGATGAATGTCAGTAATAACGTAAATTAATCAGaatatgtgtttatttctgtttgcttCTCCCTCTGCAGAGGATTGGCTACCTGGCAGCCTCGCAGTGCTTTCATGAGAGCACAGATGTCATCATGCTGACCACCAATCAGATTCGAAAGGTCAGTGATGCAATTTTTTCGTACTTCATGTGAGCATCAACTTCTATCACACAACCTTTTCCGtctgattgatttttttctttctatgttTTACCCTTTCTCTCCAGGATCTCAGCAGCCCCAACCAGTATGACACAGGCGTTGCCCTCACTGGGCTGTCGTGTTTTGTGACCCCTGATCTGGCTCGGGACCTGGCCAATGACATCATGACACTGGTGAGTCATGGAGAGCTTTTAGGACAGCGCtatcttcttctgctctttaatGCAGCAGATAATATATCCAgaatattacattaaaaaaaaaaaaagtttttcatctCAAACAGTTTGAACACAACTGTCTTTGCTGTTTTTCTCCGTAGATGTCCCACACTAAACCTTACATCAGGAAGAAAGCTGTGTTGATTATGTACAAGGTGTTCCTGAAATACCCAGAGTCCCTGCGCCCAGCTTTCCCCAGGCTCAAGGAGAAACTGGAGGACCCAGATCCAGGTATCAGGAAACACGCTACTCAATTTACTGTCATGAACGAGAAAATGAACAgtcttttgctgctgtttttggttGTGGGTTTATTTTTATCCGTGTGTACTATTTCTAATTTGAGTTAAATCATGGACAGAGTTGGAACACCTGGGGACAAGCATTCTCTGTTACCTGAACCCCATCAATTATTCAGCAACGAAGAATATGAGATTAAGGGAGGCTGAGTTGCGATACTGCCAGGGCTGTTTGGCAATATTGTTGCACAGACAAAATCATCTTAACTTGAACTGTGCCAGTGGTCTCATACAAATTTATGTCATTaagatattctttttttttttactagtttCAGTGTGATGTAGGTTACAATAAATATACACGTTCTCAACTTGAAATGTTAACCACGTTAtaataatgtgatttttttgttgtatatGCCGTCACTACACATTGAATCGTGAATTGcaattttttggttttattcaaATAGATTATCTTTTGCCCTTTCTATTTCcagattaattattatttccgAGTACTATTTGTTGCTGTCTAACATGTTTGTTCCCTCTTCAGGCGTCCAGTCAGCAGCGGTAAATGTTATCTGTGAGCTGGCTCGGAGAAATCCCAAGAACTACCTGTCTCTGGCCCCACTTTTCTTCAAACTCATGACCTCCTCCACTAACAACTGGGTTCTCATTAAGATCATCAAGCTGGTGAGTCCGCAACACGCACAAACTGCCTTAAATTTATTTAGGTACATGTATTGTTCTATTTGTTCTGTCATTCATATGGAacttcttttacattttagactatatatagaaatatatatagatatatagaatatatatagaaatgtcTCTTTATTTAATTGGTCCTGTTCTCTGTCTCATACTCATCAAAAGGAGAAATACTTAGTAAATCATGATACGTTGTCTCCAAATTGCTAATTTAATACATTAAGGAACATGTGCAGTGTTTGCAACAATATTCACATTTGTTGACTTTAAGgaaaataaacttattttatccaCAGTTTGGCGCTCTCACACCTCTGGAGCCACGGCTGGGGAAGAAGCTGATCGAGCCTTTGACTAACCTAATCCACAGgtaaaatgaaattatgatCTTGTCCGTAGAAGGTAAAAACTGTCATGAAAGCATCAATAATAATTTCGACCTCCTCTCTGTTCCTCCCCCATCCTCATCTCTCTCACAGTACCTCTGCCATGTCTCTGCTGTATGAATGTGTCAACACTGTAATTGCAGGTCAGTACTGGTGTTCTGTGGGCAGCGCTCGGGTCCCACTCAACATAGCTTGTGTTTGGTATTATAGTTCATGCCGAAGATTTTCAAAGTTACTCATAATTTAAAACgctattttgtattttattctatatatttGTGGCATGTCTTTTTAGGTGTGTGATTTATTGTCTGCATCAAGAAATGTGATTATAATTTGGTTCATATCCATAAAAGTAGGAGTATATAGCAAAATACTCATTAAAGCTCTTGCAGATTTGGTTGGATGATTAAGAGGTTTTCGTGTACAAATCCCAGTCTTGTCACTTTGTCATGTTACGTTGACATTCAGGTTGAACTGCCTCTTTGTCCTTCATTGCAGTGCTGATTTCTCTGTCTTCTGGGATGCCTAACCACAGTGCTAGTATCCAGGTAAGCCTCTCATGTCCCATCCTCCATCTGTTTCATGTGGTTAGAAGCAGATTTTAACCCTTTCCACTCCAGTTAAATCACAGTGCATGCTTTCACAAATCTGTCTGATCAAATCTATGCTCAATAGAAAATGTCAAACTGGCTACAAAGACTCAGAAAAGCTTTCAGTCCTTGTGACTGTCAGTAATGCATGAAAAGGACATTTTTCTCCATCTAACGTAGGACCCCCACTTCAGTTTGCCACATTTACTGTGTGTTCCTTGAAATGTTCTCGTATGACAAGACTGAAACTGGTGTGGAAAGGTTTACTTGGGTGTTAACGGCTCTGtttctctcctgctctctctctgtttctctccctcccgCAGCTCTGTGTGCAGAAACTGCGAATCCTGATAGAAGACTCGGACCAGAACTGTGAGCCCTCTGTCAATGCCTGCAGTGTGTCATTTTCTCATTGTCTGCGTGTTTCTGACTGTGGAACAGTCCACCCTTTTAGACGACGATAATTTAGAGCCCCTGACTCTGGATAACTCGAACATTATTACCTTTTCATACCCAAGCAGACGGCCTGCTTGGAATACCACTGCACTGAAGTCCTGTCCATCTCTTTACCACAAAACCAAATCATGTATGACTGAGAAAACTCACAGCCAACAGTGGATGTTCCACTTAGTTGCTTTTGTTGGCCAACAGGCTGATAGAGCTTAGCTCTGTAAATACAGTCTCACACAAACAGTTGGAATTTAGGTATCTGCATCCACCAATTCGAGTTATCTGGACCTCCATCCATAGATAGTCGTGTCTGTTGAGTAGAGTATAGATGTCTGGTCTTAATAGAGCAGTTTGTGAATCCGTGGCTTAAGGTTTTGTTTATCCTTTCACAGCTCTTCTTGTTCGCTGCTTCACAGAGGGGGAGTCGTGGTGttgtggttagagaagcagctttgggaccaAAAGCAGAGGTCCATGTTTGAGGCCTATCATTTTTAAACATGGTTTATACTCTCCCCCAAGTAAATACATTACAAATTGTTGAATAAAAACTGTGGCAGACTTGCAGTACCATATATAAGGCTTCAGATGTACTGCATGTAGCTAAGATGGGAACCTTAAGTCAGTGATTTAGATGCATTGTGTGTGCATGGAATGACTAGATGGTGAGAAAACTTCAGCTGAAGCCAGTGTGTCGACAACAATCTTTGATACACGTGGCTGTTGCACACAATCTGGTCTTTTCCCACAACGTACCACTGAACGGCCATTCCCACTTCTCCACTGCTGAACTCTCGCCTTCTTCCCCTTTCACTATGCGGCTGACTATCCAACAAAAGCACAACAGACTAAAGGGAAATAAGCTGGTAGTGTCTGTTGTCAGCGTCTGTAGTCGCACCGAGGCCACATCCCAGGTCATTTCTGTATTCGCTGCAGCGATCAGCCCTCCTCACCTGAAGGTCACTACCACACACCTTCATTGATCCGGGAACCTGAGAGACATTAGTCTCTGTCAGATTAGATGATGGACAGAGCGCAGTGAGTTAGCAGATTTGTGGattctatttgtttatttattttttaaacgtTCTGGTGAGCCAGTAGGATGAGCTGCCAGAGACAAAggataaagtaaaacaaaatccaTTGTGTGTTGTCCCgtgtacatgtttgtgtgtcctttCCATCgttctgtgttttatgtttctttcctttttgatatttatttattcaatttcagagagtttttagttttagagtttaATGCAGTGAAGGTTAGAATATGATTAATACATGTATGTAGTTGTTACTGATCatgaacattttctgtatacACACACTAAGGATTTTTTATGGTTTAAAAAACTAAGAAATATTGTACCAGCTGTGTAGGTACCAGTTGTACCAGTCATATTCAAGTAAGAACAGCGAGGTTTATGAGTTAATGTCATTACAATGAATAGTAAGAAATCTACTTGGTAGACTTTGGAGAGACAAGGGCTGCTTGTAACTCTGCTGTTACGTACGCTGAAgccatgtgtgttcatgtatttGTGTAGTGAAGTACCTAGGCCTGCTGGCCATGTCAAAGATCCTGAAGACCCACCCCAAGTCAGTGCAGTCTCACAAGGACCTTATCCTCCAGTGTCTGGATGATAAGGATGAATCCATCCGTCTGAGAGCTCTGGACCTGCTCTATGGCATGGTATGgagtaaaaaaaagttgattttaACATCACGACAACTGTGGTTTACTTATTGTACAGTTAAAATACTGTTTAAGCTGTAAATCCCTGCACTCACTCGGTTTTTATAACTTTTTTGTGATAAACAGGAAATTTGTATGAATAGGATTATAAATTGTCAAAACTAAATTGTGCAGTTTTTGTTCATACTTTGGGGCTGATCTCTGCTCTCTCCAGGTATCCAAGAAGAACTTGATGGAGATTGTTAAGAAGCTGATGCTGCACGTGGACAAAGCAGAAGGAACCACCTACAGAGATGAACTGCTCACCAAGATCATCGACATCTGCAGCCAGAGCAACTACCAGTACATCACCAACTTTGAATGGTCTGTTAACTCCACAACAGCATCGTCTCATGTTTCACTGTGAAATATGTGTGTGATgacattttctcctcttcataTCTGCCTGACAGGTACATCAGTATCCTGGTGGAGCTGACCCGATTAGAGGGTACGCGGCACGGCCACCTCATTGCCTCTCAGATGCTTGATGTGGCCATTCGGGTCAAAGCCATCCGAGTCTTTGCCGTCGCTCAGATGGCCACTCTGCTGGACAACGCCCACCTGCTGACAGGCAACATGCAGCGAAATGGCATCTGTGAGGTGTTGTATGCTGCAGCATGGATCTGCGGCGAGTTCTCAGAGTAAGCAGAGTTTTCCCATTGTGGTTCATCAAGTAGGGACGGGTTCTGATAGATGGATCCATTTTGTTAAAATACGTTGGTTCAGGCATTCATGCTTTAGACGttctgttaaaagtttgaaagtCGACAAAACAGTTGGAATGTGGGAATTTCCACCGTGTTGTTAGTTTCTATGACTTCTGTAACTttagcacaacacaacaaaaaaagtgatCAAGCCTTATAACCCCTCAGCAGAGCAGAATGATTTGGGTTTTAAAGTCAGTtacaatactttttgtttgcaTGATGGTTCTTTAAGTCTGAGTTTCAGCCCTTAAACCACATTTAAAATTAGCCATGTCATTAATCTAATTAGAATAGGCTAGATTCTTAAACATTAagctacatatatatttttttttaaagttttttgagccaagtgaaattattttgtaaCTACTGGTTTACACTCAGCACCAAACACCTTGAAAAAACAGGttaaacatgtaaacagttaaatatAAAGACAGAGTgtattaagataagataatcatTCCTTTGTCCCACAGTAGGATATCCTTTGTTCTGAGCTGCTTAACAATAAATCCACAAGGAAATGAATGACAACTTGATTCAAATACTTTGTTAGCCCTGACCTGGCAGCGTAGCCCAGCCCAAATACACTCACTGTGTCTTTCACCACCATATGTTCACCCTATGTGTAACACTTGCTGCATTAGCCACCTTTAACTTTCGTCTGCAGTGCTGCCCCAATACTGTATTTGTGACCTACCAGAGAGTAAAGCGTAACCAACCAGTGATAACAGAAATCCCTCCTTGTCTTCTCAGACACCTGGAGAACCCGATGCAGACGTTGGAGGCCATGCTGCGGCCCAAGGTGGCCACCCTACCAGGCCACATCCAGGCGGTGTATGTGCAGAACGCAGCTAAGCTGTTTGCCACCGTGCTGAAAAGCCAGGAGGGGAACACGGACGCCACAGCCGCACAGGAAACCAGCCAGCTGATGATAGATAGGCTACCGTTGTTTGTCCAGAGCGCCAACCTTGAGGTGCAGGAGAGGGTAAGACAGATGAGgaataatggacttgtctctttcttttttcctccccaagCCCTAATTGAAATGTTGACCTTTAACTTGAGGATCACAAGATTATCCCGTACACACCAGTCAGATAAATAACACACTCCCTTTTCTCCTGTGCTCAGGCGTCTTGCATTCTTCAGCTGGTCAAGTATATtcagaaactgcagcagaagGACGTAGAAGTAGCAGAAGAAGTCAGCGCGCTGTTTGCTGGTGAGCTCAACCCTGTGGCCCCCAAGGCACAGAAGAAGGTGCCTGTTCCTGAAGGGTGAGTTTGCTCAGTGCAAGAGGGAACTTTTGGAAAATcctaaatatttgtttttaccatTCTGGCACAGCAGCACGAGTAACTGACGCAGCATTCATACTCTGTGTCTGCcgccgtgtttgtttgtgtagccTGGACCTGGATGCTTGGATCAATGAGCCTCCATCTGAAAGTGAGTCTGAGGATGAGCAGCCCAAGGCTATTTTTACCAAGGAGGAGCCCAAACCGTCCCGTCCCCGTCACACAGAGGTGGACGAGAAAGAACTGGCAAGGGTACGCTTCCTAATGATCGTAACACtatgaaaatgaacagaacaaTGGTTTACACTTTACtgcatgtgaaaataaacactAGCACCTAATGCCACTTTCAAGGTAAATGGTGAAGATATAAACAAACCTGTATAACGGAGACAAGACCATGTCTAATGTAGCCATGATCACGTAGTCATTGTTTCAACAAGCAATGTTAACCTTCTCTGAGTTGTGCTGTGAGTAAACCTTGGTCCCCATGTGGATTCCTGCTCATGCTATAACTGAGGTAGGCTGATCCTCATGGATtaatttgtgttgctgtttttcatttccagAGGAGAGAAGCTAGAAAGCAAGAGCAAGCCAACAACCCATTCTACATCAAGGCCTCACCGTCCTCTCAGAAGGCAGGTTCACCAGTTCACCAGTTCCCACATTTCATattagttgtatttttttgtttttcagtagaTAATTATACATGTAGTCATG
Coding sequences within:
- the ap3d1 gene encoding AP-3 complex subunit delta-1 isoform X5 → MALKIVKGSIDRMFDKNLQDLVRGIRNHKEDEAKYISTCIDEIKQELKQDNIAVKANAVCKLTYLQMLGYDVSWAAFNIVEVMSSSKFTYKRIGYLAASQCFHESTDVIMLTTNQIRKDLSSPNQYDTGVALTGLSCFVTPDLARDLANDIMTLMSHTKPYIRKKAVLIMYKVFLKYPESLRPAFPRLKEKLEDPDPGVQSAAVNVICELARRNPKNYLSLAPLFFKLMTSSTNNWVLIKIIKLFGALTPLEPRLGKKLIEPLTNLIHSTSAMSLLYECVNTVIAVLISLSSGMPNHSASIQLCVQKLRILIEDSDQNLKYLGLLAMSKILKTHPKSVQSHKDLILQCLDDKDESIRLRALDLLYGMVSKKNLMEIVKKLMLHVDKAEGTTYRDELLTKIIDICSQSNYQYITNFEWYISILVELTRLEGTRHGHLIASQMLDVAIRVKAIRVFAVAQMATLLDNAHLLTGNMQRNGICEVLYAAAWICGEFSEHLENPMQTLEAMLRPKVATLPGHIQAVYVQNAAKLFATVLKSQEGNTDATAAQETSQLMIDRLPLFVQSANLEVQERASCILQLVKYIQKLQQKDVEVAEEVSALFAGELNPVAPKAQKKVPVPEGLDLDAWINEPPSESESEDEQPKAIFTKEEPKPSRPRHTEVDEKELARRREARKQEQANNPFYIKASPSSQKVYQEAPGVEHIPVVQIDLSVPLKVPGPTGLPMSDQYVKLEEERRQKERAEKKKKEKKKRKEKRSGRGKKHDSGPESEEDITPAHMVDIVTEEMPENALPSDDDDKDPNDPHKALDIDLDKPLADSEKLPVRSHRAAEAPKSPAEDGEMDAAPQETKKKSSKEKKEKKKDKDRERKKSKDDKKKKKHKHEQKEEDLLGGQGDEPVVQSQESSEVAAPPTSTSAEVSDLDFWLSNAPVPTNTQEVATVAAAAAEAAPVAEAPSGTAPDSEPDEPKDTEMEETKSSKHKKKKQKKEKEEKEKKKKKKHHHHRHHSDGGGEESVQNGTVEEEEPLPPMSNYCLLAENSYIKMVYDIQGNLQDGSQVVVSVIFENKCDSFLKSMEFNVLDSLNSKLQRPEGSGPHDGLTVPFQLPPGVSNEARFVFTVQSIVMPQKLKGTLTFIVKNEDSSTHEKLDFKLHFTCTSYLITTPCYSDAFAKLLESGDLKCSSVRLEGVNMPFHHLLARICFHHHFSVVERIDSCASMYSRSIQGHHVCLLVKTSAQTVSIDAKCDEPTLLGNVLDEIKQTFSQC
- the ap3d1 gene encoding AP-3 complex subunit delta-1 isoform X2 codes for the protein MALKIVKGSIDRMFDKNLQDLVRGIRNHKEDEAKYISTCIDEIKQELKQDNIAVKANAVCKLTYLQMLGYDVSWAAFNIVEVMSSSKFTYKRIGYLAASQCFHESTDVIMLTTNQIRKDLSSPNQYDTGVALTGLSCFVTPDLARDLANDIMTLMSHTKPYIRKKAVLIMYKVFLKYPESLRPAFPRLKEKLEDPDPGVQSAAVNVICELARRNPKNYLSLAPLFFKLMTSSTNNWVLIKIIKLFGALTPLEPRLGKKLIEPLTNLIHSTSAMSLLYECVNTVIAVLISLSSGMPNHSASIQLCVQKLRILIEDSDQNLKYLGLLAMSKILKTHPKSVQSHKDLILQCLDDKDESIRLRALDLLYGMVSKKNLMEIVKKLMLHVDKAEGTTYRDELLTKIIDICSQSNYQYITNFEWYISILVELTRLEGTRHGHLIASQMLDVAIRVKAIRVFAVAQMATLLDNAHLLTGNMQRNGICEVLYAAAWICGEFSEHLENPMQTLEAMLRPKVATLPGHIQAVYVQNAAKLFATVLKSQEGNTDATAAQETSQLMIDRLPLFVQSANLEVQERASCILQLVKYIQKLQQKDVEVAEEVSALFAGELNPVAPKAQKKVPVPEGLDLDAWINEPPSESESEDEQPKAIFTKEEPKPSRPRHTEVDEKELARRREARKQEQANNPFYIKASPSSQKVYQEAPGVEHIPVVQIDLSVPLKVPGPTGLPMSDQYVKLEEERRQKERAEKKKKEKKKRKEKRSGRGKKHDSGPESEEDITPAHMVDIVTEEMPENALPSDDDDKDPNDPHKALDIDLDNLVETAGRRPLADSEKLPVRSHRAAEAPKSPAEDGEMDAAPQETKKKSSKEKKEKKKDKDRERKKSKDDKKKKKHKHEQKEEDLLGGQGDEPVVQSQESSEVAAPPTSTSAEVSDLDFWLSNAPVPTNTQEVATVAAAAAEAAPVAEAPSGTAPDSEPDEPKDTEMEETSSKHKKKKQKKEKEEKEKKKKKKHHHHRHHSDGGGEESVQNGTVEEEEPLPPMSNYCLLAENSYIKMVYDIQGNLQDGSQVVVSVIFENKCDSFLKSMEFNVLDSLNSKLQRPEGSGPHDGLTVPFQLPPGVSNEARFVFTVQSIVMPQKLKGTLTFIVKNEDSSTHEKLDFKLHFTCTSYLITTPCYSDAFAKLLESGDLKCSSVRLEGVNMPFHHLLARICFHHHFSVVERIDSCASMYSRSIQGHHVCLLVKTSAQTVSIDAKCDEPTLLGNVLDEIKQTFSQC